From one Phoenix dactylifera cultivar Barhee BC4 unplaced genomic scaffold, palm_55x_up_171113_PBpolish2nd_filt_p 000434F, whole genome shotgun sequence genomic stretch:
- the LOC103696928 gene encoding BTB/POZ domain-containing protein At1g30440-like isoform X1 — MVAEKLGSKGQAWFCTTGLPSDVVVKVEEMIFHVHKFPLMSKSRKLHRLITEQEENPGERGRIRRAQNGGDDDAESREEEEKEEEEAEEAEEGQREAEEDEIKEEKEGEEPGTRPICLPDFPGGPETFEGAAKFCYGVNVELTSWNVAPLRCAAEYLEMTEEFAEDNLVSRTERFLAQSILRNLRESVRALKSCEDLVPLAEDLGIVQRCIDSIAARATSSDPGSLFGWPVNDRHGGASNAVLWNGIDTGIRRRGGILSSSSSAAAAAAASSADSWFEALTILSLPMYKRVIAALKARDLGSEAMEAALVSYAKRSIPGLSRSTTTRRHASAPVASETEQRELLETVITNLPPEKSLRLGRTTTRLLFGLLRTVNILRASEASRTALERKIASQLEQATLDDLLIPSFSYLAETLYDVDCVQRILGHFLQGLQEAEAEEESSSAVFAADEEEEEDRGARILPRAGKLTAVGKLVDGYLAEIASDTNLTPDGFCELALALPDRARVFYDGLYRAVDIYLKVRYVSFRISFIHGVFSFHPVFLFLSILLLFFVCPRIDGLNPKSKFRLHAITTRTVKGEEQRDIVHSQAHPRMREEERERVCGVVDCRKLTLEACTHAAQNERLPLRAVVQVLFFEQLQLRQAIAGTLLAAEQEASAAASAGRTRGGGRVVGGGGDTSAASLSRRTAERENQVLRLDMDSMRSRVQELERECASMKKAIAKMDGPGRRGGGRPGVGGARRRGTRMSRLGCRFSTQVCDSHERTVVESKSSRLEELSP; from the exons ATGGTGGCAGAGAAGCTCGGTTCCAAAGGCCAGGCTTG GTTCTGTACCACTGGATTGCCGAGCGATGTCGTCGTCAAAGTCGAAGAGATGATCTTCCATGTCCACAAG TTCCCTTTGATGTCCAAGAGCAGAAAGCTCCATCGGCTGATAACAGAGCAGGAAGAAAACCCTGGAGAGCgtggaagaataagaagagcGCAGAACGGAGGAGACGATGATGCTGAatcaagagaggaggaggagaaggaggaggaggaggcggaggaggcggaggagggacaacgagaagcagaagaagatgagatcaaagaagagaaggaaggggAGGAACCGGGGACGCGCCCCATCTGCCTCCCGGACTTCCCCGGCGGGCCGGAGACGTTCGAGGGGGCCGCCAAGTTCTGCTACGGCGTCAACGTCGAGCTCACGTCGTGGAACGTCGCCCCCCTCCGCTGCGCGGCGGAGTACCTTGAGATGACCGAGGAATTCGCAGAGGACAACCTCGTCTCCCGTACCGAGCGGTTTCTCGCCCAATCCATTCTCCGCAACCTCCGGGAATCGGTCCGAGCCCTCAAGTCCTGCGAGGACCTGGTTCCCCTGGCGGAGGACCTGGGCATCGTACAGCGATGCATCGATTCGATCGCCGCCAGGGCCACCTCGTCCGATCCCGGCTCCCTCTTCGGGTGGCCGGTCAATGACAGGCACGGCGGCGCCTCGAACGCCGTCCTCTGGAACGGGATCGACACCGGCATCCGCCGGAGGGGCGGGATcctatcctcctcctcctccgctgccgccgccgccgccgcctcctcggcggACTCCTGGTTCGAGGCTCTGACGATCCTGAGTCTGCCGATGTACAAGCGCGTGATCGCGGCCTTGAAGGCCCGTGATCTGGGCTCGGAGGCCATGGAGGCGGCGCTCGTGTCCTACGCCAAGAGATCCATCCCGGGGCTCTCCCGGTCAACCACCACCCGGCGGCACGCCTCCGCGCCCGTGGCCTCGGAAACGGAGCAGAGGGAGCTCCTCGAGACCGTAATCACCAATCTGCCCCCGGAGAAGAGCTTGCGCTTGGGGCGGACGACCACCCGACTCCTCTTCGGGCTCCTGCGGACGGTCAACATCCTGCGGGCCTCGGAAGCTTCGAGAACGGCTCTGGAGCGGAAGATCGCGTCGCAGCTGGAACAGGCGACGCTGGACGATCTGCTGATCCCGAGCTTCTCCTACCTGGCCGAGACGCTCTACGACGTAGACTGCGTGCAGCGGATCTTGGGCCACTTCCTCCAGGGGTTAcaggaggcggaggcggaggaggagagcTCGTCGGCGGTGTTCGCCgccgacgaggaggaggaggaggataggGGCGCGAGGATATTGCCGCGTGCCGGCAAGCTGACGGCGGTGGGAAAGCTCGTGGACGGGTACCTGGCGGAGATCGCGTCGGACACCAATCTGACTCCCGACGGTTTCTGCGAGCTGGCGTTGGCCCTCCCCGATCGCGCGCGGGTCTTCTACGACGGGCTCTATCGGGCCGTTGATATCTATCTGAAGGTACGGTACGTTTCGTTCAGGATATCCTTCATTCACGgggttttttcttttcatcctgtttttctttttctttctattttgcttttgttttttgtcTGTCCCCGGATCGATGGGTTGAATCCCAAGTCAAAATTTCGACTGCATGCAATAACAACGAGAACAGTAAAAGGGGAGGAGCAACGTGACATCGTTCATTCGCAGGCGCACCCGCGGATGAGGGAGGAGGAGCGGGAGCGGGTATGCGGCGTGGTGGACTGCCGGAAGCTGACGCTGGAGGCGTGCACCCACGCGGCCCAGAACGAGCGGCTGCCGCTGCGGGCGGTGGTGCAGGTGCTCTTCTTCGAGCAGCTCCAGCTCCGGCAGGCCATCGCGGGGACGCTGCTGGCGGCGGAGCAGGAGGCGTCGGCGGCGGCGAGCGCCGGGAGGACAAGGGGCGGCGGACGCGtcgtcggcggcggcggggACACGTCGGCAGCCTCGTTGTCGCGGCGAACGGCGGAGCGGGAGAACCAGGTGCTGAGGCTGGACATGGACAGCATGCGGAGCCGCGTGCAGGAGTTGGAGCGGGAGTGCGCCAGCATGAAGAAGGCCATCGCCAAGATGGACGGGCCCGGCCGCAGAGGTGGTGGGAGGCCGGGCGTGGGTGGAGCAAGAAGGAGGGGGACGAGGATGTCGAGGCTGGGGTGCAGGTTCAGCACGCAGGTGTGCGACTCGCACGAGCGCACGGTGGTGGAGTCCAAGTCCTCCCGCTTGGAGGAGCTCAGCCCGTAG
- the LOC103696928 gene encoding BTB/POZ domain-containing protein At5g66560-like isoform X2, translating to MVAEKLGSKGQAWFCTTGLPSDVVVKVEEMIFHVHKFPLMSKSRKLHRLITEQEENPGERGRIRRAQNGGDDDAESREEEEKEEEEAEEAEEGQREAEEDEIKEEKEGEEPGTRPICLPDFPGGPETFEGAAKFCYGVNVELTSWNVAPLRCAAEYLEMTEEFAEDNLVSRTERFLAQSILRNLRESVRALKSCEDLVPLAEDLGIVQRCIDSIAARATSSDPGSLFGWPVNDRHGGASNAVLWNGIDTGIRRRGGILSSSSSAAAAAAASSADSWFEALTILSLPMYKRVIAALKARDLGSEAMEAALVSYAKRSIPGLSRSTTTRRHASAPVASETEQRELLETVITNLPPEKSLRLGRTTTRLLFGLLRTVNILRASEASRTALERKIASQLEQATLDDLLIPSFSYLAETLYDVDCVQRILGHFLQGLQEAEAEEESSSAVFAADEEEEEDRGARILPRAGKLTAVGKLVDGYLAEIASDTNLTPDGFCELALALPDRARVFYDGLYRAVDIYLKAHPRMREEERERVCGVVDCRKLTLEACTHAAQNERLPLRAVVQVLFFEQLQLRQAIAGTLLAAEQEASAAASAGRTRGGGRVVGGGGDTSAASLSRRTAERENQVLRLDMDSMRSRVQELERECASMKKAIAKMDGPGRRGGGRPGVGGARRRGTRMSRLGCRFSTQVCDSHERTVVESKSSRLEELSP from the exons ATGGTGGCAGAGAAGCTCGGTTCCAAAGGCCAGGCTTG GTTCTGTACCACTGGATTGCCGAGCGATGTCGTCGTCAAAGTCGAAGAGATGATCTTCCATGTCCACAAG TTCCCTTTGATGTCCAAGAGCAGAAAGCTCCATCGGCTGATAACAGAGCAGGAAGAAAACCCTGGAGAGCgtggaagaataagaagagcGCAGAACGGAGGAGACGATGATGCTGAatcaagagaggaggaggagaaggaggaggaggaggcggaggaggcggaggagggacaacgagaagcagaagaagatgagatcaaagaagagaaggaaggggAGGAACCGGGGACGCGCCCCATCTGCCTCCCGGACTTCCCCGGCGGGCCGGAGACGTTCGAGGGGGCCGCCAAGTTCTGCTACGGCGTCAACGTCGAGCTCACGTCGTGGAACGTCGCCCCCCTCCGCTGCGCGGCGGAGTACCTTGAGATGACCGAGGAATTCGCAGAGGACAACCTCGTCTCCCGTACCGAGCGGTTTCTCGCCCAATCCATTCTCCGCAACCTCCGGGAATCGGTCCGAGCCCTCAAGTCCTGCGAGGACCTGGTTCCCCTGGCGGAGGACCTGGGCATCGTACAGCGATGCATCGATTCGATCGCCGCCAGGGCCACCTCGTCCGATCCCGGCTCCCTCTTCGGGTGGCCGGTCAATGACAGGCACGGCGGCGCCTCGAACGCCGTCCTCTGGAACGGGATCGACACCGGCATCCGCCGGAGGGGCGGGATcctatcctcctcctcctccgctgccgccgccgccgccgcctcctcggcggACTCCTGGTTCGAGGCTCTGACGATCCTGAGTCTGCCGATGTACAAGCGCGTGATCGCGGCCTTGAAGGCCCGTGATCTGGGCTCGGAGGCCATGGAGGCGGCGCTCGTGTCCTACGCCAAGAGATCCATCCCGGGGCTCTCCCGGTCAACCACCACCCGGCGGCACGCCTCCGCGCCCGTGGCCTCGGAAACGGAGCAGAGGGAGCTCCTCGAGACCGTAATCACCAATCTGCCCCCGGAGAAGAGCTTGCGCTTGGGGCGGACGACCACCCGACTCCTCTTCGGGCTCCTGCGGACGGTCAACATCCTGCGGGCCTCGGAAGCTTCGAGAACGGCTCTGGAGCGGAAGATCGCGTCGCAGCTGGAACAGGCGACGCTGGACGATCTGCTGATCCCGAGCTTCTCCTACCTGGCCGAGACGCTCTACGACGTAGACTGCGTGCAGCGGATCTTGGGCCACTTCCTCCAGGGGTTAcaggaggcggaggcggaggaggagagcTCGTCGGCGGTGTTCGCCgccgacgaggaggaggaggaggataggGGCGCGAGGATATTGCCGCGTGCCGGCAAGCTGACGGCGGTGGGAAAGCTCGTGGACGGGTACCTGGCGGAGATCGCGTCGGACACCAATCTGACTCCCGACGGTTTCTGCGAGCTGGCGTTGGCCCTCCCCGATCGCGCGCGGGTCTTCTACGACGGGCTCTATCGGGCCGTTGATATCTATCTGAAG GCGCACCCGCGGATGAGGGAGGAGGAGCGGGAGCGGGTATGCGGCGTGGTGGACTGCCGGAAGCTGACGCTGGAGGCGTGCACCCACGCGGCCCAGAACGAGCGGCTGCCGCTGCGGGCGGTGGTGCAGGTGCTCTTCTTCGAGCAGCTCCAGCTCCGGCAGGCCATCGCGGGGACGCTGCTGGCGGCGGAGCAGGAGGCGTCGGCGGCGGCGAGCGCCGGGAGGACAAGGGGCGGCGGACGCGtcgtcggcggcggcggggACACGTCGGCAGCCTCGTTGTCGCGGCGAACGGCGGAGCGGGAGAACCAGGTGCTGAGGCTGGACATGGACAGCATGCGGAGCCGCGTGCAGGAGTTGGAGCGGGAGTGCGCCAGCATGAAGAAGGCCATCGCCAAGATGGACGGGCCCGGCCGCAGAGGTGGTGGGAGGCCGGGCGTGGGTGGAGCAAGAAGGAGGGGGACGAGGATGTCGAGGCTGGGGTGCAGGTTCAGCACGCAGGTGTGCGACTCGCACGAGCGCACGGTGGTGGAGTCCAAGTCCTCCCGCTTGGAGGAGCTCAGCCCGTAG